Part of the Melopsittacus undulatus isolate bMelUnd1 chromosome 7, bMelUnd1.mat.Z, whole genome shotgun sequence genome is shown below.
CTTTTCTGGAAAAGTGTCTGCCCTCTGCCAGGACAGTAAATGCTGACTGCGCTAGCAGTGCTGGGCAGGCTTGCTGGGAGACAGTGGGATGTCCTCTCCCATCTCAGGCCAGAGCTAGGAGCCCTGCTAGTAACCCCAGGGTGTCTTTGGGGAGCAGGGACATGGGCAGTATGGTTGCAGAGGGAGGTCTCTCTCCACACCACTGCTCCTACCTCACGTCTAGGTCAGGTCACTCAGGGCCTTGTCCAGCTGAGTTTTAGGGATCACCAAGAACAGAGGTGCCCCCACCTCTCTGGTGCCTATCCCCACACTGATCCGCACATACAAGACTTGTTTCCCAATATCTACTAAGACTTTCTCTTGCTGCAGCTCATGCCTATCAGCCATTGCCTTTTGTCTGCTCCCTTCAAAATGGCCCTGGAGGTGCGTTTAAACACTGCATCAGCTACACTAAGAGCACCAAGTTGTGCACAGCAATGCTGGCTGGAGCCAAGCAACCAAGGAACCCCTTGCATGCTTCAGCTGGTGGCTGAAAACCAAGACAGACAGAGCCAAGTGTGAATTCCTCAGGGCTCTTTAGCTTGATGCGTAGGACAGAGCGAGTGTCACCAGTGCTGTGGTTTCACAGTGATAGTGCATCTGGCACTGTCACTTCCGCCAGGGTGAGCAGCTCCCTGCTACCAAACTCTCATCCTTGTGCCACCCAGGAGTGGCAGCAGTGGGCATGGGACTGCTCACAGGGGTAGATGATGACCACAGCCCCCCCCTTTCTGAAAGTTGAACAGATGGTTTAGGTAACTTGCAttggaaaagcctttttttgtttgtttcaccaCGGCTGCAAAAGTTTAGGCAGAAAAAAGGCAGTGAGCAGTGGTGCCTtccagcagctgagcagaaCAGCTATGATTCTCTGTATTTCTGCCAGGCTTAAAGAAACATAAGCAAGAAAATCACCTCTCCTGTACAGGGAAGAGGTCCTGTGTAGCCTGAAGGCCAGGTCCCAGGCCTGGGCTTAAGGAGGCTCCCTTTAAATAAGAGATAGGTGAGTACTGGTCAAGGTACATGCAGTCAGGACATTTAGGGACTTGCAGTGCCCTCAGGTCCTGTCATTTACCCACAGTTTTTAGCACCCAAGAACTGCCAAGTGCTAGTGCCACATGGGTCACATGGCTCCTGAAGATCTCCAGGACCTCATGGAGTGATGTGGAGCTCCAGGGACACCCAGGCTTTTGAGCTTTTCCTGAAAGCCACCTCACAGCCTTGAGaggtgggagcaggagcagagtgGAGACAAGGGAAAACTGTCAAGCATCACATCCTGTGTGCTGGGGCACCCTGAGCTGCCAGCAGGTAGAAGATACTGTGTCCTACGGGGAAGTGCCTCAGGAACATGGAGATTATCAGAAATAAACAGCTGTCTAGATGAAATATGAAACTTGAAGCATGCGTTCCCTATGCAAATCAATGCACACACATTAATGAATGTTAATACAGCAGTCTGCAAATGATGCTTTATGAACGCCAGGACGTGTTGCTGCTGGTGGCCCAGGCTAGATGCATGATTCAGAGGTGATGATGAGCCCTGTGGTGACTGGGCTTTCTAGGAGAAGGGCAGACAGTTCAGTGGGGTGCTGAtcaaggaggagaggaaggactTGTGGCCTGAGCTTGCTCTCATCTGCACTTTGGCCTCATGGGGAGTCTGGCAGCCACAGTGCTGAGGGCAGCACCTCAAGTCCAGGGGAACTCCTTCTGCCCCTGTGTCTTTTCCAGAGGGCTCCAAATGCCCAAGGCAGGTGAGCAGCATTCACTTGGCCCCCACCagctcacacacacaaagggCTGAACTTTGTTGTTGTGCCTCTTCTGACATGGATGCCTCTGAACTGAGCTGACCCCAGGAAAActcaggcagctgctgccgcATACCTGTGCTGCAACACCCTGCAGACAAGGCCAGCTCAGTTTGCAGCCCCTGGGGTTAAAGGTGGTCTTTTCCCAGTCCATCCAGGAGTGGCAGATGGTGCCCTCTACCAGCCTGCTCCATCCCACTCAGAGGTGCTCTGACCTTTCTAACCACTGTGTTACAATTGGTATTTACCAAGTGACTCAAACAGACTGGGCTGTTTCACAACCAGCCCTGGTCTATTTATAAGCCCCTACTCAAATGCCAAAGGATCCTTTTATTAGACGAAGTACATTAGTCAAAGCACCTCCTGCAGACAAGGCTCAGTGGGACCTTTGCTTTTTGAGGTAAAGCTGAAAGAAGAGGAGCTCTCCAGCCTCTCATGAATAGCAGAGCTGGCTCTCGGCAAGCTGCAAGGCAGTTTTggagctgagccccagcagcagcagtgctgtcagCAAGTGAGAGCCCTGGGGCATTCACTACACCCCAGGGCACCGAGTGTGCGAAGGTCGGTTATCTGTCAATGAGAAAAGCAGTTGGGTTTAAAGCCACACAGTGGAGCGCAGCATGCTGGAGGTGCCTGAGTTCCATCCCAGAGCCAAAGGGAAGGTGAAGCTGGACTGCAAGGTGGAGACAAGGCAGGTCTGCAGCAAACAGCCCAGAGGAGTTCCAAGGTGGCCAAGAACCACTTTGGCAGCATAGGAgaggcacagcacagcctgaCAGAGGCATGCCAGGCAACTCGGGTAGCAGGACAGCAAATCAAGAAAGGCCACATTTTTGCATCCAGCTCCTACCCGCCAACACCCCACAGCTTGGTTTCGGAAACACCAAAATGATTCAGCACCAGGGACTTCTGCATGCTTTGTGAGGACAACACCTCATGGTGTACCTGACCAAATTGGCAGgctcaaccccctgccatgcagaGGCAAACTTGGAGCCCTGCAGAAGAGAGGTGTGGGATTTACCCAAGGCATACCatcttgttttgcttgtgcttttgtgccAAGTCTGCCAGAGATATGTGCAAAGCACAAGTGGGACAAACGTTACTTGGAGGGAGAATGTGGGCTCCTTGTTTGAGTGCCTGGGCAACAGATGTGCATGAAATGCCATCCTCCAAGGACTGACCCTTCACTtacacaccaaaaccaaacaaacagctCAGTGGTGCTCAGGAACAACATCGCTGCTTATACCCATGCGTTAAATACCATTAAATATTAGCAAACATtacatagatagatagatagataacaGTAAATATTAACATAGATAACATTAAATATTagtaaaaccaaaacagctCACTTGCTCATCACCAGCTTTGATGGTCTGGCCATGCTGCTAGGAGGAGGACCAGGACACTGCTCAGGAGGTAAAATGGGGTGATTGCTGTGTCCAAACCCACACTCCCAAAGATCCCCTGGTTTGTGATTCCCGTGCACACACTTGCCTGCTCactgggaagaagggaaaaaagaacagaaataaacgAGGCTGGATGCCAGGCACTGACCCCTCACCCAGAGCATAAGTAGTGCTTTTTTTCAATTAATGTCTTTAAATTAACCCCTCCAACAAGCCCGTTGCTGTGACATCACTCCCAAGCGACGCCCAGGCCTAAATACGGTCGTAAACAGGAATCGTCCCCACGGGAGTCACACTGGCTATAAATACAGCAGGAGGGGAGCGCTGGGCAGAGGACGGGCTGCAGTTCCCCGCCAGCTAAGGATGGTGAGACAGCTCAGCTGGGCACTGGTGCTGTGTGGTCACCACGGTGGGGAAAGTGCGTGTGTGTCCCAGGACGTGCTGGGGGCCTGGAGCTCCCAGCTGAGCTCCCTGGCATGCCTTTGGGAAGGGAGTTGTGCCCTGCCGTGGCAAGCGGGGAGATAGTGGGGATAGGGACGGCAAACCTGGGGCTCAGCAAGTGAGCTTGGTGTCAGCTTGGGCAATGATACTGGCCCCTCCCCGCAGCGCCTGGCCCCATAGCCCTACCCAAGGAGGAGATGGCCACAGAGAAGCCAGTGACTCCCACTGAGGAGCAGCTGGAGATCCTGGAGTACAACTTCTGCAAGGTGAACAAACACCCTGACCCCACCACGCTGTGCCTCATTGCGGCCGAGACTGGGCTCTCCGAGGAGCAGACCCTGGTGAGTGTGTGCCCCTTGCCCCTGCTTtggcaccagctctgctccccctgCATGCCTTTGCGTCCCACACACTCCCCCCACATCTTCTGCTTGTCCTGTTTTCAGCTCTCTGTCATACTCCCCGCACCCTTCTGTTCACCTACATGCTGCTTACTGCACTTCCTGCACCTCTCATGCTTCCCAACTCTCCTGCACATATGCACCATACTTGCACTCCCTGCACCACTCTGCACCTTGCATACTCTTTACTGCACACCACACCATGCTCACAAGTCTTCTCTGCATCTCTACAACCTCAAGTGCACCCCTAACCCCACACTGCACCTACAGAACTCTACTGTACCACCACCTCTCCCTGCACCCCACATGTTCCTGCCCCTGCATCCCCAAAGCCCCTTCCCCTGTAATCACAGCCCTTTCAGTCCCAGCCACGGTATCCCACTGGGATCCTTGTGCTCCTCTCCCACACCAGGAgcaccatccccatcctgggCTTGGATACCAGGCTCGTGATTCCCACAGCCAGAACAAGGGCACACCCTGAGGGTCACTGGCTGGCTATGAACCCCTGAATATACAAGCCACGTGTgctgtcttttcctttcaaCCTATCTCTAATAGTCTTGGGTACCCAAACCACTGCTGGCTTTGCAGGATGCGCTGAGTGACATGCTCAGTCTGTGCACACTCCCCCTCACTGCAGTTCACTACTTTATCATTCCCAAGCCTACATGTCAGGCAAATCTGTCAACCTTTTGAGGAGACACAGAGGCTTCCAAATGTCCCTTCACAGGGACAGGCTGCCACTGCCTTGGACTTATGCTGAGTTCTGTGCTCCATCTGACTACCTGCAGGCTATCCTGGGCTTCAGAAACAAATGGCTCCTACACAGTTCCTTCAGGTTGCAGTGCAGCCAGTTTAAATGCAGGTATTTTGTAAGCTACTAGACCCACAGCAGCTTTGATGgctatagaaaggaaaaaaactttgaaaaaacCTTAACTGAAAAGTTagcagcagagagctgccaAGCCTGGCTCTCCCTGGGCAAAGGCAAAGGGATATGAGAACTGAGCAGGCAATGCCAGCGTTTAGCCTGCCCCAAGGAAGGATGCTGGTGTAACATCCATTGCCCATGATAGCCCTTGGCTGGACTGGAAAAGGAGACCCCTCCTTTACTGTGTTTTAATGACAGGCAGGTACCACTGCTTGTTTGAGGCCGCATCCTTGAAATACCTTTTCCTCCTTAGAAATGGTATTGCTCCTTTTTTCCTAAAGCAAGTTGTAAACACAGGCCAGATATGCCCAGGACACATCTGGAGAGGTCTTGAAAATCTTCCCTGATAGCCACCTTTTTCCACAAATCCAGGGTGCTCCTAGGGATCTGAAGATGAAGGACATATTAAGGACAGGATCAAGATGGGGATGGTGAGCTGTGAAGTGCTTGCATTGCATATAACACAGAGAATGATCTCTGTTGACATCTGGAGTGCTTTATTGGCTAGATATAGCAgccattttaattaaaaaatcagtaaaaatgAGATGCAAAGAGGTGGTGAGTCAACGGGAGACGATGGTTGAGGGCAGGAAGTGAAATTTTTGGGAGGAGGCGAGGCAAGCAATCATCTGACTGGATGCGGTCCAAGGCAGTGCTGGTGCGAGAGCCACTTTGTAGAGAGCATCGTGGTTGTGTCATTACGAACCACAATAGCTTCAGAAATAGCCATGAACAAATATAGCAACGGAGTGAACAGCAACAAAGCAAATCACAGGCACATTCCCAAACAAAAGGCTGAGCTGTGCTTCCGGGACGTGAGTTATCTCTCTTCTTACGCAGGTAGTGTGGCTTTATCCAGCTGCAATTTAGCTAACATTTGAAATTGCAGCTGTGTTCAAGAGGCATCAGCAGCTCTGGGAGTTGGCCTAGGGGTGCTAAGCTACTGCACAGTGACAGAGTCATGCATATTGCTTGAAGACTAAGATCACTGTAACccatttttcagatttatttgaTCTTAAATTTGCTGAGAGCCACTGCATTGTCCCTGTTATCCTTTCTGAAGCAGGCCAGCTTGTGATTCCTGTCCGTTTTGGACCTGCAGTGATTGTTTCATTGCTCCAGGCATTTAAGCAGATGCCATCCAGCAGCTTCTTAGCCAATTTCTTATTCTGTTTGCAAGAAAAACTTGGGGCTCACAGCAACAAAATGAGAACTTACCAATACTGTCAAGGTCTGAAGTGTGCAAGAGAAATGAGTTTGAAAGAGGTGAACACATCAGTAACAAGACCATTTATTTGGTCAGAAGCAGCTCTCCTGGTGCCTATACTGCCTAGAAACAGTGCAGCACCTTGCTTCAGATAGCAGAACCACAAGTTTCCCTCACCTGGTCCCATGTGCTGACCACATCTGCACCTTTAGCAAGGTTATTTAGAGGTTCACTCAGCCCAGTGCACTcaatctctttctcttttctttcctccagaaATGGTTCAAGCAGCGCCTGGCAGAGTGGAGGAAGTCTGAAGGGCTGCCCTCACAAAGCGGATCTGTCAGGGACTAGAGGATGCTGCTCCAATCCCCAGGGCTGCTGATAATGATGGTGAAGCTCTTCAGAGTGGGTTTCCTTGGAGTTCTTCTGTTGCAATAGGTTTTGAGATACAAAGTAATACCCTGCTATTTAACAtaagttttatttaaagtgTACATAACCaggaaaaatattatatatatatgtgtatacagcTTCTGATGGCTGCATAACCTACCTAGTGATTCCCATCCATTAATAACACAGCACAGGGCAAGGCAATTTCATGCCCTTGTCCCAGGCTTACAGAAAAGCTGCCATGAAAGGTTCAAACATACAAGGGGAgggatttattttgcttatgcTCCCCAAAGGCGAAGTACACATTCTGGCTCTAATATACACACCATCCAGAGAGGAGAGCACCTGGAAAACGGATATGTTGCTCAGATGATCTTAGCTAGCTCGGGATGCTGAGTCAGCTCTGGATATCAGCAAACTGAGTGCCTACACAGTCATCAGACCAAGGCAAGCATCCTTTGGATGTATTTCTCACATTGCTGTTAAAGGTCATCAAAGGGAAAGAATTGGCGTTTTGGTTTTTcgggtgttttttttccaatgcaTTAATAAAACAACAGAGTTTTTTGATGAGAGGAGCTGTGTTACGTCCCTACCTGTGGTCCCTGCCCCGATGGCAGGAGACAGAATTCTTCCTCTGGGAGAGCAACACCTCTCCAAAGACAGCCTCAGTGGGCATTGTGGGGTATCCTTCTTGCCACAGGGGTAGCACACAGACATGGGCAACCTCCACGGGTCCATCCATGGCAGCCCACACAGTTTCATCCCTGAGGTGGCAGAGGCTGGTAGCACTGGGGTTCCCCCATGGGTCAGGGCATCAGACTTCACCCTCCCTCTGGTCATTCTTAAGCTTAAGGGATGTAGCTGCACTCAGGCTTTTGCACAGAACCCAAACTCTGGTACATTGACCTGGTACAGGACAATGCATGGGATATAAAAAATAACCAGCACAGTTGCTCAGTGACCTCATCTTGTTCAAAAGGGTTCAAAAATCCTCTGCTTAGTGGATTACTGAATCAATTACTAGATCCTCTGATTAATCCTCTTGTGGTTTGTGGTGACCTGCCTCTATTCCTTTGGAAGGAGAATCGGCTTAACACAAGGAAGATCAAGATACACTGACAGTGAAACTGCCACATGCTTTCTTTTATAACTTTTGTCCCTCCATTATTCTGTCTAGGGTTACACAACCGAGTATCTCAATTGCAGACATTTAACCCACCTGTATAACTTGTACCAAAGGTGCATGCAAAGCAAAAGGCTGCTTGCCCATTCTCTGCCCATTCTCCAGGCATTTGAGAGAAGGGGCCCCAAACTCAAGCCAACTCAAGGTACATGCCAACCCAGCATTTCCGAAGTCTGTACTAAAACTGCATGCCTTATCAAATCCAGCCCTGGAT
Proteins encoded:
- the HOPX gene encoding homeodomain-only protein, whose amino-acid sequence is MATEKPVTPTEEQLEILEYNFCKVNKHPDPTTLCLIAAETGLSEEQTLKWFKQRLAEWRKSEGLPSQSGSVRD